The following are from one region of the Paenibacillus sp. JZ16 genome:
- the ligA gene encoding NAD-dependent DNA ligase LigA, translated as MDFKEKMEKLIAELNNYNYHYYTLDQPLVSDKEYDALYDQLVALEAETGVTLPDSPTQRVGGEILKGFAPHRHLAPLWSLDKAQNIEQLRTWHDRVVRLVNDYNTKNPGNPLKAPCYALELKFDGLTLNLTYQNGKLVQASTRGNGAVGEGILAQVKTIKSVPMTIPYTAGTIEVQGEGIMNLSVLDKYNQTAAEPLKNARNAAAGALRNLNPKVTAERKLNAYFYNVGYSDGITFADHKEMMDFLRENRLKVNPYIFYFEQFDDVMEQLADIEKRRSELDYLIDGAVVKVTDFRIREALGYTDKFPRWAVAYKFEAEETTTVLQSVTWNVGRTGKITPLARVEPVELAGVTVQNCTLNNIGDIERKNLKFALGSRVFIRRSNDVIPEILGKVTEEQDGEEILYPEQCPSCGFPLEQRGAHLFCNNKTGCKPQIVARITHFASRDAMDIETFSDKTAIQLYDELGVREPADLYTLSFDSLLKLERFGEKKAQNLLDAIEKSKERDLASFLFALGIPNTGKSTTKMLADHYRDLNRVMAATAEELVELPDVGGIVAESIAGYFADPFAQASIQKMLSLGVQAKAPEAPKPVSTDSYFSGKTVVLTGTLHLLTREEATERLEALGAKVTGSVSKKTDLLIAGEKAGSKLAKAQQLGIDILEDEEEFVRLLDES; from the coding sequence ATGGATTTCAAGGAAAAGATGGAGAAGCTCATTGCGGAGCTGAACAATTACAATTACCATTACTACACGCTGGATCAGCCGCTTGTAAGCGACAAGGAATATGATGCCCTGTACGACCAGCTGGTAGCGTTGGAGGCCGAGACCGGAGTGACGCTTCCGGATTCTCCGACCCAGCGGGTGGGCGGGGAGATTCTGAAGGGTTTTGCCCCGCACCGCCATTTGGCTCCGTTATGGAGTCTCGATAAGGCTCAGAACATCGAGCAGCTCCGTACCTGGCATGATCGCGTGGTCAGGCTGGTCAATGACTATAATACGAAGAATCCCGGCAATCCTCTCAAGGCACCTTGTTATGCACTGGAGCTGAAGTTTGACGGGCTCACGCTGAATCTGACCTATCAGAACGGTAAGCTGGTTCAGGCGTCGACACGGGGCAACGGTGCAGTTGGCGAAGGTATTTTGGCTCAGGTGAAAACCATCAAGTCGGTGCCGATGACGATCCCGTACACGGCAGGTACGATTGAAGTACAGGGCGAAGGCATCATGAACCTGTCCGTGCTGGACAAATACAATCAAACCGCGGCCGAGCCGCTCAAGAACGCGCGTAATGCCGCCGCAGGGGCGCTCCGCAATCTTAATCCCAAGGTGACGGCCGAGCGTAAACTGAACGCTTACTTCTATAATGTAGGTTATTCGGATGGAATCACTTTTGCCGATCACAAGGAGATGATGGATTTCCTGCGCGAGAACCGGCTCAAGGTCAATCCGTACATTTTCTATTTTGAGCAGTTTGATGATGTAATGGAGCAATTGGCCGATATCGAGAAACGTCGTTCCGAGCTCGATTATCTCATTGACGGAGCGGTGGTGAAGGTGACCGATTTCCGCATTCGCGAAGCGCTCGGATATACCGATAAGTTCCCCCGCTGGGCAGTCGCTTATAAATTCGAAGCGGAAGAAACCACGACCGTGCTGCAGTCGGTAACCTGGAATGTGGGGCGGACCGGAAAAATCACGCCGTTAGCGCGTGTAGAGCCAGTTGAGCTTGCTGGGGTCACGGTGCAAAATTGTACGCTGAACAATATCGGGGATATTGAGCGCAAGAACCTCAAGTTCGCACTGGGCTCCCGAGTCTTCATTCGCCGTTCGAATGACGTTATTCCCGAGATCCTCGGCAAAGTAACGGAGGAGCAGGACGGAGAAGAGATCCTGTATCCGGAACAGTGTCCATCCTGCGGATTCCCGCTGGAGCAGCGCGGCGCTCATCTCTTCTGCAACAACAAGACGGGGTGCAAACCGCAAATCGTGGCCCGGATCACGCATTTTGCTTCCAGGGATGCCATGGACATTGAAACATTCAGCGACAAAACCGCGATCCAGTTATACGACGAACTGGGCGTGAGAGAACCGGCTGATCTTTATACATTATCTTTTGATAGCTTGCTGAAGCTGGAGCGCTTCGGCGAGAAAAAAGCCCAGAACCTGCTGGATGCCATCGAGAAGAGTAAGGAGCGGGATCTTGCATCGTTCCTCTTCGCACTGGGTATACCGAATACCGGTAAATCCACAACCAAAATGCTGGCTGATCACTATCGCGATCTGAACCGCGTGATGGCGGCGACCGCAGAAGAACTGGTCGAGCTGCCGGACGTGGGCGGCATCGTGGCCGAAAGCATCGCTGGATACTTTGCGGACCCGTTTGCCCAAGCAAGCATTCAGAAGATGCTCTCGCTGGGTGTCCAAGCAAAAGCGCCGGAAGCACCGAAGCCGGTCAGCACCGATTCCTACTTCAGCGGCAAAACGGTCGTGCTGACAGGCACCCTCCACCTGCTGACCCGCGAAGAGGCAACCGAACGCTTGGAAGCGCTCGGCGCCAAAGTCACCGGCAGCGTGTCCAAGAAAACCGACCTCCTCATTGCAGGCGAGAAAGCCGGCAGCAAACTGGCCAAAGCTCAGCAGCTCGGCATCGACATCCTGGAGGATGAAGAAGAGTTCGTGCGGTTGCTTGACGAATCATAA
- a CDS encoding alpha-glucosidase gives MREQKRQWWKESVAYQIYPRSFQDSDGDGIGDLRGITERLDYLQYLGIDLLWLSPVYDSPNDDNGYDIRDYQGILDEYGTMEDMDELLEEARKRGIRLVMDLVANHTSDEHAWFIESRSSKDSPKRDWYIWRPGNEGAEPTNWECAFGGSAWEFDEQSGEYYLHCFSKKQPDLNWENVEVRQALYSMIDWWMDKGIAGFRVDAITYIKKNPSFPQLAAEDGRRYAPVEQVSLNQEGILDFLRELKQAALEPRGAITVAEAPGVPLEQIHDFVDDTDGVFTMLFQFNHVDLDIKPGGKAEFIDWDMKKFKDALSLWQRESNRHGWMGLFLENHDHVRSVSKFGDDGECRDLSAKMLAAYYFLMRGTPFIYQGQEIGMTNCQFDSIDEYRDIGSLNLFREETVKGRPASEILDYLGRRSRDQGRTPMQWSDDREAGFTSGTPWIKVNPNYTEINVEQNMRDEFSVLQFYRRLIALRRQHPALVYGYYESLCEESVEIGAYRRVYDSEALIVVCNFTGHRVESAELEEILAGGEPVLSNYETREQGSLRPYEATVYRWAAATGGQ, from the coding sequence ATGAGAGAGCAGAAGCGACAGTGGTGGAAGGAAAGCGTGGCGTACCAGATTTATCCACGTAGCTTCCAGGATTCTGACGGAGATGGAATCGGGGATTTGCGGGGCATCACGGAACGCCTGGATTATTTGCAATACCTTGGGATCGACTTGCTGTGGCTAAGCCCGGTTTATGATTCGCCGAACGATGACAACGGATACGACATCCGCGATTATCAAGGCATTCTGGACGAATACGGGACGATGGAGGATATGGACGAACTGCTGGAGGAGGCTCGCAAGCGCGGAATCCGGCTGGTGATGGATTTGGTTGCCAATCATACCTCGGATGAGCATGCCTGGTTTATCGAGTCCCGTTCCTCCAAGGACAGTCCGAAGCGAGATTGGTATATTTGGCGCCCGGGCAATGAGGGGGCGGAACCAACCAACTGGGAATGTGCATTTGGCGGATCGGCTTGGGAATTCGACGAGCAAAGCGGGGAGTACTATCTTCACTGCTTCTCGAAGAAACAGCCGGATCTGAATTGGGAGAATGTGGAGGTGCGGCAAGCGCTCTATTCCATGATTGATTGGTGGATGGACAAGGGAATAGCCGGCTTCCGCGTGGATGCGATTACGTATATCAAGAAAAATCCGTCTTTCCCGCAGCTGGCTGCCGAAGACGGCCGCCGCTACGCTCCGGTTGAACAGGTCAGCCTGAATCAGGAGGGCATCCTCGACTTTCTGCGTGAATTGAAGCAGGCAGCGTTGGAGCCCCGGGGCGCGATTACGGTCGCCGAAGCGCCGGGCGTGCCGCTGGAGCAGATCCATGATTTCGTCGACGATACGGACGGCGTGTTCACGATGCTGTTTCAGTTTAATCACGTCGACCTCGATATCAAACCCGGCGGCAAAGCGGAATTTATCGACTGGGATATGAAGAAATTCAAGGACGCGTTGTCCTTGTGGCAGCGGGAATCGAACCGGCACGGCTGGATGGGGCTGTTTCTGGAAAACCATGACCATGTCCGTTCGGTATCCAAATTCGGCGATGATGGAGAGTGCCGCGATCTGTCGGCCAAAATGCTGGCGGCGTATTATTTTCTGATGCGCGGGACGCCGTTTATCTATCAGGGACAGGAGATCGGCATGACCAACTGCCAGTTTGATTCGATCGACGAATACCGCGACATCGGCAGTCTTAATCTGTTCCGCGAGGAGACGGTCAAGGGCCGGCCGGCATCGGAGATATTGGACTATCTCGGCAGACGCAGCCGCGATCAAGGACGGACGCCAATGCAGTGGAGCGACGATCGGGAAGCGGGCTTTACCTCTGGGACGCCGTGGATTAAGGTAAACCCTAATTACACAGAGATCAACGTTGAGCAGAATATGCGGGACGAGTTTTCGGTGCTCCAATTTTACCGGCGACTGATCGCCTTGCGACGTCAGCATCCGGCGCTGGTGTACGGGTATTATGAGAGTCTTTGCGAGGAATCGGTGGAGATCGGCGCGTATCGGCGCGTCTATGACAGTGAAGCATTGATCGTTGTCTGCAATTTTACCGGTCATCGCGTCGAGTCGGCAGAGTTGGAGGAAATCCTGGCTGGCGGCGAACCGGTTTTATCCAATTATGAAACAAGGGAGCAAGGAAGCTTGCGTCCGTACGAAGCGACGGTGTACAGATGGGCGGCCGCAACGGGAGGTCAATGA
- a CDS encoding glycoside hydrolase family 32 protein, translating into MSYKSTEFSNDFIARAETYLEQVKPVAEASLWKPKYHLSAPANWLSDPNGFSRFKGEYHMFYQHHPYGPTWGNMYWGHMKSRDLVNWQHMPIALAPDQNYDKDGCFSGSAVEKDGKLYLLYTGNVWTGSDWTRDLLQVQCAAVSEDGVTFTKLPQNPLISAAPSGDIHPNHFRDPKVWRQGQYYYFVLGSRSRSDRGQALLYRSTDLLNWEFVSVLAQGDERLGYMWECPDLFAVDDKHVLIISPEGMAPEGDLYHNKSQSGYLVGQFDEERGKFEHDDFYLLDYGFNFYAPQTTLDEQGRRVLIGWMSMWDDEKPEAADQWAGMMTIPRVLMLRGNQVLSTPHPELSQLRGTHIAHTGVTLKNEVTLTGIRGNCLELGMTIRAQEGSVFGLKFGCSEDGTEETVLTFDGREGKLILDRTRSGQGPGGIRKAPVQLKDGRLVLRIFIDQSCAEIFVGDGEQTMSARFYPSDTSDGIVLFGDGLAVLEQLGKWEMNSCWL; encoded by the coding sequence ATGTCATATAAATCAACGGAATTTTCGAACGATTTCATCGCCAGGGCGGAAACGTATTTGGAGCAGGTGAAACCCGTGGCAGAAGCGAGTCTTTGGAAGCCGAAGTATCATTTATCCGCTCCGGCCAACTGGTTGAGCGATCCAAACGGTTTTAGCCGATTTAAGGGCGAATACCATATGTTTTATCAGCACCATCCTTACGGTCCCACATGGGGGAACATGTATTGGGGGCATATGAAAAGCCGGGACCTGGTCAATTGGCAGCATATGCCCATCGCTTTGGCCCCGGATCAGAACTATGACAAGGACGGTTGTTTTTCCGGAAGTGCCGTGGAGAAGGACGGGAAACTGTATTTGCTGTACACGGGGAACGTTTGGACCGGATCGGACTGGACCCGCGATCTGCTGCAAGTGCAGTGCGCGGCGGTCAGCGAGGACGGAGTCACTTTCACGAAGCTGCCGCAAAATCCGTTGATTTCAGCAGCGCCTTCGGGGGACATTCATCCGAATCATTTTAGAGATCCCAAAGTATGGCGGCAAGGCCAATATTATTATTTTGTCCTGGGCTCGCGCAGTCGCAGTGACAGGGGACAGGCGCTATTGTACCGTTCCACCGATCTGCTGAACTGGGAGTTTGTCAGTGTGTTGGCTCAAGGCGACGAGCGGCTGGGCTACATGTGGGAATGTCCCGACCTGTTTGCTGTGGACGACAAGCATGTGCTAATCATTTCGCCGGAGGGAATGGCGCCCGAGGGCGACCTGTATCATAACAAAAGCCAATCGGGCTATCTCGTCGGACAGTTTGATGAAGAGCGTGGTAAGTTTGAACATGATGATTTTTATTTGTTGGATTACGGGTTTAATTTTTACGCACCACAGACTACGCTGGATGAACAAGGGCGCCGGGTGCTGATTGGCTGGATGTCCATGTGGGATGATGAGAAGCCCGAAGCGGCGGACCAATGGGCCGGCATGATGACCATTCCAAGAGTGTTGATGCTGAGGGGAAACCAGGTGTTGAGCACACCGCATCCGGAGCTCTCGCAATTGCGGGGAACACATATCGCGCATACTGGCGTAACTTTGAAAAATGAAGTGACGCTAACAGGCATTCGCGGTAATTGTCTGGAACTAGGAATGACCATTCGTGCCCAAGAAGGTTCGGTGTTCGGTTTGAAGTTCGGCTGCAGCGAAGACGGCACGGAGGAAACGGTGCTGACCTTTGACGGCCGGGAAGGAAAATTGATTCTGGATCGTACGCGTTCGGGACAAGGTCCGGGCGGAATCCGCAAGGCGCCGGTGCAATTGAAGGATGGCCGGCTGGTTTTGCGCATCTTTATCGATCAGTCCTGCGCCGAAATTTTTGTAGGCGATGGCGAACAGACGATGAGTGCCAGGTTCTACCCGAGCGATACATCCGACGGTATCGTGTTGTTCGGTGACGGCTTAGCCGTGCTGGAACAATTGGGTAAATGGGAAATGAACAGCTGCTGGCTGTAA
- a CDS encoding carbohydrate ABC transporter permease, with protein MIGKTGKRILLFVVGLLFLAVFIFPLLMIFLNSLKSRLDIVRDPLGLPGELSFGNYKEAFVTMNFSHALLNSVIVTVLSVALIIVFSSMLAYFLVRWNWKINNYILMILVSSMIIPFQAVMIPFVSIFGDLNMLNSKWWLAYFYLGFGLSLATFMYHGFVKGVPKELEEAALIDGAGKLRVFGQVVFPILKPISTTLAILDVLWIWNDFLLPSLVLISEEDRTLPLSTFYFFGKYTSDYGVAMAALVLSIIPVIIFYLFMQKQIIRGVVEGAVK; from the coding sequence ATGATCGGCAAAACTGGAAAAAGAATTCTCTTGTTTGTTGTGGGTTTGCTGTTTCTGGCTGTGTTTATTTTTCCCCTGCTTATGATTTTTCTGAATTCGTTGAAATCCCGTCTGGATATTGTGCGCGACCCGCTTGGCCTGCCGGGGGAACTGAGCTTTGGCAATTACAAAGAGGCCTTTGTGACGATGAATTTCTCGCATGCACTGCTGAATTCCGTGATTGTTACGGTCCTTTCGGTTGCCTTGATCATCGTATTTTCATCCATGCTGGCTTATTTTCTAGTTCGTTGGAATTGGAAAATCAATAATTACATTCTGATGATTCTTGTATCGTCGATGATCATTCCGTTCCAGGCGGTGATGATTCCGTTTGTGTCGATTTTCGGCGATTTAAACATGTTGAACAGCAAGTGGTGGCTGGCTTATTTCTATCTCGGCTTTGGCCTTTCACTGGCCACGTTTATGTACCACGGTTTTGTCAAAGGGGTTCCGAAGGAATTGGAAGAAGCGGCGCTGATCGATGGCGCGGGGAAATTGCGGGTGTTCGGCCAGGTCGTATTTCCGATCCTGAAACCGATCTCGACCACACTGGCGATTTTGGATGTATTGTGGATTTGGAACGATTTCCTGCTTCCATCGCTCGTGCTGATCTCGGAAGAAGACCGAACCTTGCCGCTGTCCACGTTTTATTTCTTCGGGAAATATACGTCGGATTACGGCGTGGCGATGGCCGCCCTTGTCTTGTCGATCATTCCGGTAATTATTTTTTATCTCTTTATGCAAAAACAAATTATTCGAGGCGTCGTTGAAGGAGCAGTTAAATAA
- a CDS encoding carbohydrate ABC transporter permease, translating to MYNEKTWLGKTKVFGLFAAVPLFVFITVVIVPFLAGLFMTLTNWTGTGDFEITGLSNYATALQDSVFWNSIWLTLKYVFFTLVLTNVIGFALALLVTSGLRSQNFFRAGFFTPNLIGGIILGFVWQFIFTRVLVSLGTEFNLGIFSSSWLADPGMAFWSLVVVGVWQNAGYMMLIYIAGLTGISESLTEAANLDGASYWKQLTRIRIPLMVPAFTISLFLTLQRSFMVYDTNLSLTKGGPYRSTEMIAMHVYNEAFVYQNYGPGQAKAFVLFLIVALIAILQVRAMKKVEVEA from the coding sequence ATGTATAACGAAAAAACTTGGTTAGGGAAAACGAAGGTGTTCGGGCTTTTTGCGGCCGTGCCGTTGTTCGTGTTTATTACCGTTGTCATTGTCCCCTTTTTGGCTGGTTTATTTATGACGCTGACGAACTGGACGGGTACAGGCGATTTTGAAATTACGGGTCTGAGCAATTATGCCACTGCGCTGCAGGATTCCGTTTTTTGGAATTCGATATGGCTGACGTTGAAATATGTATTCTTTACCTTGGTGTTAACCAATGTGATCGGGTTTGCTCTTGCTTTGCTCGTGACGAGCGGGCTTCGCAGCCAAAACTTTTTCCGGGCTGGATTTTTCACGCCCAATCTGATCGGCGGAATTATACTTGGCTTTGTCTGGCAGTTTATTTTCACCAGGGTGCTTGTATCCTTGGGAACTGAGTTTAATCTCGGCATATTCTCATCATCCTGGCTTGCCGATCCCGGCATGGCTTTCTGGTCGCTGGTCGTGGTTGGCGTGTGGCAGAACGCGGGATATATGATGCTGATTTATATCGCTGGACTTACAGGCATTTCCGAATCGCTGACCGAAGCGGCTAACCTGGACGGTGCCAGCTACTGGAAACAGTTGACCCGGATTCGCATTCCGCTGATGGTACCAGCTTTTACAATTAGTCTCTTCCTGACGCTGCAGCGCAGCTTTATGGTCTACGATACGAACCTGTCATTGACCAAAGGCGGACCTTACCGTTCTACGGAGATGATCGCCATGCACGTCTATAACGAGGCGTTTGTTTATCAAAATTACGGACCGGGTCAGGCGAAGGCGTTCGTGCTGTTTTTGATCGTCGCCTTGATAGCCATCCTTCAGGTTAGAGCGATGAAAAAGGTGGAGGTGGAAGCCTGA
- a CDS encoding ABC transporter substrate-binding protein, which yields MKMKKWVSLSLTAIMLTAALSACGGGGKANEEGQAGDQTAGKPVDITVLVGKEEIAKPFEAMVREYNELQDKAKVTIIPLSGANGYERMTTLYASNNAPTVISIGQEMPLMQDKLLDLSDQEWVQHASAGTLDYATFDGKVLGMPMAVEAFGFIYNKAVLDKVTGGSFDPDSVRTVDELKALFEKIKASGVAPITVSPLDWSLGAHFANIMFTNQSADRDERHKFLEEIKSGSVDLESNAVFNGWMDTFDLMKQYNSAKDAPLAAQYDEAPLLLADGGAAMWFMGNWAYPQIKEADPDGEYGFLPVPVSNNPDDYGNSQISASVSLYWGIDKEQSTPEQQAAAKDFLNWMIGSEVGQDYYVNQFSAIPAFTNFQIQPGDSLSQSVMYYMDKQRTLEWMNLYFPTDGFPTMGASLQKYLTDNLDRAGVAKEFEEYWKTKR from the coding sequence ATGAAAATGAAGAAATGGGTTTCTTTATCGCTTACCGCGATAATGCTTACTGCTGCCTTGTCGGCTTGCGGGGGAGGCGGAAAGGCTAACGAAGAGGGCCAGGCAGGGGATCAAACGGCTGGTAAGCCGGTTGATATCACCGTGTTGGTCGGCAAGGAGGAAATTGCCAAGCCATTTGAAGCGATGGTGCGGGAGTATAACGAGTTGCAGGATAAAGCCAAGGTCACGATCATCCCGTTGTCCGGGGCAAACGGATATGAAAGAATGACTACGCTGTATGCGTCGAACAATGCTCCGACTGTGATCAGTATTGGTCAGGAAATGCCGCTGATGCAGGACAAGCTGCTCGACTTGTCGGATCAAGAGTGGGTGCAGCATGCCTCTGCAGGAACTTTGGATTATGCTACTTTTGATGGCAAGGTGCTCGGAATGCCGATGGCCGTCGAAGCCTTTGGGTTTATTTATAACAAAGCTGTGCTGGATAAAGTGACAGGCGGCAGCTTTGATCCGGATAGCGTAAGAACTGTAGATGAATTGAAAGCGCTTTTTGAAAAGATTAAAGCGAGCGGAGTTGCTCCGATTACCGTTAGCCCGCTGGATTGGTCACTCGGCGCCCATTTTGCCAACATTATGTTTACGAACCAATCGGCTGACCGCGACGAGCGCCATAAGTTCCTCGAAGAGATCAAGTCCGGTTCGGTCGATCTCGAAAGCAACGCGGTATTCAACGGATGGATGGATACCTTTGATTTGATGAAGCAGTATAACTCGGCGAAGGACGCGCCGCTTGCGGCACAGTACGACGAAGCGCCACTGCTTCTGGCCGATGGCGGAGCGGCGATGTGGTTCATGGGCAATTGGGCTTATCCGCAAATCAAGGAAGCAGATCCGGACGGTGAATATGGCTTTTTACCGGTACCGGTCAGCAATAACCCGGATGATTACGGGAACAGTCAGATTTCGGCAAGTGTCTCCTTGTACTGGGGGATTGACAAGGAGCAGTCCACTCCGGAACAGCAGGCGGCAGCCAAGGACTTCCTGAACTGGATGATCGGCAGCGAGGTAGGACAGGATTACTATGTAAATCAGTTCAGCGCGATTCCTGCATTCACTAATTTTCAGATTCAACCAGGGGACAGCCTGTCTCAATCCGTAATGTATTACATGGACAAACAGAGGACTCTTGAGTGGATGAATCTATACTTCCCGACAGACGGATTTCCGACGATGGGAGCGTCATTGCAGAAATATTTGACTGATAATCTTGATCGTGCCGGAGTTGCTAAGGAATTTGAAGAGTACTGGAAGACGAAGCGATAA
- a CDS encoding LacI family DNA-binding transcriptional regulator, with protein MSSIKDVAKKAGVSVTTVSRVINNRGYISKETRRKVEWAMQAVDYHPNQIARALQRSQTFFIGVIVPDSNHPFFSELIKYIEIQANERNYKVLVCNSLDDPEKEANYINMLRQNQVDGIIMCSHTLDIEQYKKVTLPIVSFDRMISPNIPCVGSDNYRGGELATEHLIKQGCKKILHISGPLDLDMLSNRRGDAFILTCMKHGIEYDFIQGARNKLTFDYFWDFITHELSSVELTGYDGVFCSNDIVAYALYIYAQQQGIKIPEQLRIVGYDHHSFTRMLQSPKLTTVKQPIDRIGRLLLNTLIQMIEKKPEDINNTTILDVELVVGDTT; from the coding sequence ATGTCAAGCATTAAAGATGTGGCCAAAAAGGCCGGGGTTTCCGTGACAACCGTGTCGCGGGTCATAAACAATCGCGGTTATATCAGCAAGGAGACCCGCAGAAAAGTAGAATGGGCCATGCAGGCGGTAGATTATCATCCCAATCAGATCGCCAGGGCTTTGCAAAGAAGCCAAACCTTTTTCATTGGCGTCATTGTTCCGGATTCAAACCATCCGTTTTTCTCCGAGTTGATCAAATACATCGAGATTCAGGCCAATGAACGAAACTACAAAGTATTGGTATGCAATTCGCTCGACGATCCCGAAAAGGAAGCCAATTATATCAACATGCTCCGGCAAAATCAGGTGGACGGGATTATTATGTGCAGCCATACACTGGATATCGAACAGTACAAAAAAGTGACGTTGCCCATCGTATCGTTCGACCGGATGATCTCCCCCAACATCCCATGCGTCGGTTCAGACAACTACCGGGGGGGCGAGTTAGCAACAGAACACTTGATCAAACAGGGCTGTAAGAAAATATTGCATATTTCGGGACCGCTGGATCTCGACATGCTGTCCAACCGGCGGGGAGACGCCTTTATTCTCACTTGCATGAAACACGGAATCGAATACGATTTCATTCAGGGAGCCCGCAACAAGCTGACCTTCGACTATTTTTGGGATTTTATCACTCATGAGCTGTCGTCGGTCGAGTTAACCGGATATGATGGCGTTTTCTGCAGCAATGATATCGTCGCATACGCTCTTTATATCTATGCCCAACAACAAGGAATAAAAATTCCTGAACAATTAAGGATCGTCGGGTATGACCATCACAGCTTCACCCGCATGCTGCAAAGCCCGAAATTGACAACGGTAAAACAGCCGATCGACCGCATCGGACGGTTGCTGCTCAATACACTGATTCAGATGATCGAAAAAAAGCCAGAGGACATCAATAACACAACTATTTTGGATGTGGAACTGGTTGTTGGGGATACGACCTGA